The window TTGTGTGTTCTTGGCTCTTATTTTCAGTTCATTTAAGATATCCTTGAAAAAATAATCAGGTCACAAAATAGATGAGAAACAGACaaatcacttaaaattttaatgtttattaatgtAGGTCTTCCATCAAAGTAGTTTGTGCTCACAATCAATTCAAGTGACCAAGGGAGATCTCTTTCCTCATTATTCAACATTACCCCTCCATCTTTCCTCAGAGGTTACCACCAAGTAAGAAGATCTCATGAGTCAATATTTTGAGGATgatttagtttattttatttgacatttAGAAGATGGCAGTGTAATAACTAGAAATATAAAGCAAGCATTGCAAAATCAGGAATCCGATGTGCTTAGAGATGGCAAAGGCAAAACTTGGTGGACAGAAACAATGAACACCTGCTACAGGTCAAAATATTGAGGATCTCAATCCTACTAGTCTGAGATCAGGGCTATGGGCTGCTATCAGATGCTTAGAGGTGCTCACAGCTTTGAATTTAATTATTCCCGTGGGTTTAAACACTTTAAAGGTATGAAGACTTGAACTGCtcaaagcaaaaagagaagataCTAAAACAGTCCCAACACAGAGTCTAAATCCTACACAGCAGGGTAACAGATGTGGGAGAAGCAGACAAGATTGAATTGAGAGAAGTTGGTCTCTACAACCACCATACCGTCAGCACCTGCCAAGCGCTACCGCTACTGATGAACAGCAGCTCCATCTTTTCCCACTGGATGTCATTGTATAAGATGTCCTGCCATCACTCTCAAGAAATGAAGAATCACTGAAGCCTCAAAGTATGATATACACAACCAAAGAGAAAATTCCTAGGAAGCTCAAGTGGCAGAGAGACAGTGCAGAGCAGACAGATGGATGGAGGCAGTGCTCCCACTGCCTGAGCTGTGGGAGCAAGCAGATGCCCAGCAGCACCTGCAGACCAGCTCACCTAGTGGCAGCATTGCTTCTGGCAGCCGCATTTCTGCTGACAACAGCTCTTCTGCTGGCAGCAGCCCTTCCCACCACCGCAGCCACACGAGTTGCAGCTGCAGGTGCGGCGGTGGCAGCAGACCACGGGGACGCTGCAGCAGCCCCcacagcagccatagcagcaggggcagcagctggTGCAGCAGCCCACCCGGTAGCATCTGCAGCTGGTGCAGCTGCCACAGCCACCACCGCAGCCACCACCGCAGCCACCACCGCAGCCACCGCCGCAGCCACCATAACTTCCACAACCACAGCAGCCCATGGTGTTAGTAGAGAGGACTCAGAAGAGGCGAGgagggagactcaggagatgtgggaggTTGGAAGTCGCCTTCTGCTGAGGGAGACCCTTATATACTGACACCTTTTCCTGTTTTTTGGCCCAGTTTCCCTGGAAGAGTCTCACAAGACTTTTTGTTTACTTCCTTCTTGAGTACCCGTGCCACGATAACTTGCTATTTTTAGAATAGCAGCCTCATAACTTTGAGTTTTCTGTTGGGAATGAAGTAGTTGTGTATCAGATCTTTAGTTCAGAAACGGAAAAGTGATGGCCAAGGTGCAGGGAAAAAGCAGCCTCAGGGGCTTCAGAATGTTGCCTGTGTGTCAGAAATGACCATCCTAGAGATCACATGAGTGAAGACTTGAAGAGCTCCCACGAGTGCCCCAGAGTTTTTCCATGACGCTGGGCAACAGAAATGGGGAGCTGGGAGAGACTGCTCAATGGTGAGAAGTAAATCAAAGGAGGAGGGCATGTTAAGATTTCCTTCTCTAGCTTTCAAAAGGTAAACTTAACAAAGAGATGCCAGTTGTCAATCCAGGGATACCAACGTCCTGGGAGAAGCACGGACCTGCCCAAGCCCAGGCATCTCTGATGCAGAAGCTGCAGTGTAAGTCCCAAGAAAGACTGGCAGTGAGCTCTTTGGAGTTCCTGGACTAGCTGGGCAGGCCTCAGTTCTCAAGACAGTCAAGCAAGGGGGCCTACAGTTTATACCTGCAAGCCACTTGGGGTGAAAGAAGGAAACTATACCTGCAGAGCCAGCTGGATGGACACCAGTCACTTCATATAAACATTCCCCTGGGCCATTTTCGGACTGAACCGATGGGCTGGCCCCAGGTCTCAAACCCAGAGAGGCATGGGAAAAGGCCAGCCACTGGATgaaatctttcttatttttgtttaccCAATTATTTAACAGACAAATGACAAGGAGGAACTTCCTCCTAGCAGATGTTAGGTGTGGGCTACACAAAATTATAGTTTTTGCATCTGACATCacacaagttttctttttttggcaggggCAGGGTAATCTTTAGTGAACagtcaatttttataaaataaggacctcagggagccagAGAAAGCAtagctgtgcttttttttttttaaacatcatcacaatagtaaaagatgttttatcagttttcacaatcaatagccagaccccccccccaaaaaaaaagataattataattacaagccataatgggaacatgattaacttaacaatataaaataattacatacagtttggtgggggtgggggggaggctgtcaagcagagtgatgtggtaagtggaagtacatatgtacatatgttttcatccacccagccagtctatgttTTTTGGTTGgtgaatttaatccatttacatttaagctaATTATTGATATACATGATCCTATCACTgttttaattgtttggggtttatattctgtatttttttggttttatttctgtcttttccttctcttgtttcctgcctagagaagttcctttagcatttattgtaaagcaggtttggtggtgctgaattgtcttaacttttgcttatctggagagcttttcatttctccttcaaatctgaaggagagtcttgctggatagagtattcttggttgtagattcttccctttcatcactttaaatatatcatgctattcccttctggcttgtagaatttctgttgagaaatcagctgatagcctgacgAGAGTTTCTTTGTATGTTGTCgtttttcccttgttgtttttaatattttatctctgtctttaatttttgccagtttgattactatgtgtcttggtgtgttcctccttgggtttatctttcgtgggactctctgtgctccctggacttggttgactatttcctttcccatgctcaggaagttttcagctattatctcttcaaatattttctcaggtcctttctctctctctcctcctcctgggactcctataatgtgaatgttggtgcttTTAATGttgccccagaggtctcttaggcagtctgcatttcttttcattcttttttctatattctgttctgggGCTGTGGTTTACACCATTCTGTCCTTCAGGTCATTTACccattctgcctcagttattctgctatccattccttctagtgtattattcatctctgttggttctttatttagttcttctaagtctttggtaagcagttttgtttttaaattttttaaatttatttatttaggcttaCGGGGTCTTCAAtgctgcacgagggctttctctagttttggggggcaggtactctctagttgtggtgtgcgggcttctcactgcagtggctacTTTTGCTGTGGAGttggggctctagggcacacgggctttggTAGTTGcgcttcccaggctctagagcacaggctcaatagttgtggcacgcgggcttagttgcttcacgacatgtgggatcttcccagaccagggattgaactcgtgtctcctgcattggcaggtgaattctttaccagtgagccacctgggaactttGCCTAACTTTACAGCTTCTCTGTAGAGAGGATGAAAAGTTTTAATAAGAAACTGTTTTTATTATTGCAGTGAGCCtaacagcagagaaggaaatggcaccccactccagtactcttgcctggaaaatcccatggacggaggagcctggtaggctgcagcccatggggttgctaagagtcggacacgactgagcgacttcactttcacttttcactttcatgcattggggaaggaaatggcaatctactccagtgttcttgcctggagaatctcagggacgggggagcctggtgggctgctgtctatggggtcgcacagagtcggacatgaccgaagtgacttagcagcagcaggtctttggtaaacatttcttgcatcttctcagtctttgcctccattctttttctgagatccagAATCATCTTCACTatattactctgaattctttttctggaaggttgcttatctccacttcatttagttgtttttctggcattttaTCTTGTTTAGGATGTAACattctgctttttcatcatgattaactttctgtaatatggttTTATTTTAGCTGCTGTGAGACTATGCTTCttcttctgtctgctctctgatggatgGGGCTAAGAATCTTGTGTAAGTTTgttgatgggagagactggtgatgggaaaaactgggtcttgctctggtgtgcagggccttgctcagtaaagttttaacccaattatctgctgatgggtggggttccACTCCCTCCCttgtagttgtttggcctgaggtgacccagccctggggtctatGGGCTCTATGGTAGAGTTAATGGTGAACTCCAAGAGGGTTTACACCAAGGAGGACCTTCCTGGCCTTATGATGCCTGTGCCCCGGTCCCTGTGGTAGTccctgctgacccatgcctccacaggaggccctccaacactaacaggtagttttggttcagtctcctgtgggttAACTgttcctttcctctgggtcttggtgcatgcaaaattttgtttgtgcccttgaAGACTGGAGTCTCTATTTTCCCCAGTCCTCTggaagttctataatcaaatcccactggctttAAGAttagattccctggggattcccagtccctttgtcagatccccaggctggaaAGCCTGATGTGGGGTTCAGAACTATCAGAACAGTGTGAGAACTCCTttagtattattgttctccagtttgtgggtcactcaCATGGaggatatgggatttgatttgatTGTGATTGTGCTCCTCCTACTGTCTCCCTGCAgctccttctttgtctttggacgtgGGGTGTTTTTATTTGATGGGTTCCAGTgccctcctgttgatggttgttcaacagctagttgcaattttggtgttcttggaggaggagaggagTGTGTGTCTTTCTATTCTGTTATCTTGGACTGGAAACCATACCTGCGTTTTAAGGTGAGATGTTAAGGATGCTCTTTCTGTTTGGGGTCTGGTTTTTCACTTATTCTTCCAAGAGGTTTTTGTAACTTAGTGGATAAACAGTGAATCTCAGTAGATAGAAAAACAATCTTTTTTCCTAATCTGTGGTGACTAAGAAGCATATGTTAAAAAATGGGACTTTTACCTGACTCCAGATGCAAACTGTCATGGTTGTAAAAAATGAGGATAGTTCTTAAATATTTCAGGCATTTAAAACAACAGCTGGCTGTTGAATATGTACAATGGGTCAGGCACTATTCTAGTCCCTGGGGCAAAACATGCATACACGTGTAAGTTCTTAGGAGCAAAAAGCTGTTCGAAGTGTGTTCTAATCCAAATATAGCTTTAAGAGACAGGTAATGGTTTAAAATAGCAATAGTAACTGGACACAGTCTCAACAAGGAAGGATGTCAGAGTCTTGTGAGGTATCTTAGAGGAAGTGGGATGAGCAACAAGGCACAaactgtatattcttggctcagCTCCTGAAGATGGTATATAAGGGTCCCCCTAGAAGAAGGTGACATTCAACCTCCCTCACATCCTGAGACTCCCTCCTCACCTCTCCTGAGTCCAAGTCCTCTCTACTGACACCATGGGCTGCTGTGGTTGTGGAAGTTGTGGTGGCTGCGGCGGTGGCTGTGGCGGTGGCTGCGGTGGTGGCTGCGGTGGTGGCTGCGGCGGTGGCTGCGGCAGCTGCACCAGCTGCAGATGCTACCGGGTGGGCTGCTGCAccagctgctgcccctgctgctatggctgctgtgGGGGCTGCTGCAGCGTCCCTGTGGTCTGCTGCCACTGCCGCACCTGCAGCTGCAACTCGTGTGGCTGCGGCGGTGGGAAGGGCTGTTGCCAGCAGAAGAGCTGCTGCCAGAAGAAGTGCAGCTGCCAGAAGCAATGCTGCCACTAGGTGAGCTGGTCTGAAGGTGCTGCTGGGCATCTCCTTGTTCCCACTGCTGAGACtgctctccatccatccatctgtacTGTGCTCTCTCTTTGGCATCTGGGCTTTATGGTACTTCCCTCTGGTTCTCATGCTCTGACTTTaagtatctttttccattttttaatatagTCACACATGGATATTTTATTCAAAGTTATCCAAGAAAAATGCTGGAGGGCATTTTGCTTACTAAGCTCAGCAAAATGAGGTAATGATTCTCACTTTTTTTGTGAAATTCTTTTCTGTCTTTGCCTTGTCTTCTTGTTTTTACCATAAATATCTGTCCTTCCTGTGGccatagagttttttttttatagattatgtcctaaaaatgtcttaataaaatacaaaaataaattctgaatctTTGCTCTTATTTTATCCTTAAAGATATTCTTATTAAACTGGTATTAATTATAGTTTCCCATGGCTTGGGGCTGTCAAGGATACACGAATAATTATGCCCTGGTGTGGTTTACAATCTTATTTACTCTACAATCCAGCCATACACAAATAACCATGTACACAAGACAGAATAACAATAAACATACAGGAGACCATGACATCATGTGTCATGGCAGGAGGGACTCCTCATTGTTGGGTGAGAAACGGGTGCAACAAGTAGAGTGACTTCAAGAAAGAGATGAcattttgagctgttttgcagaattAGTAAGATTGTGACAAGTGAAGATAGTTGGAAGCAAACATTCTAGAAGGAGGGCAAACAAGTGATGGATGGAAAAGTTCAAAGCACATATGGAAACTAGCAAGCCATGTGTTTGACCTAAGTACgagcatataaatataaatagttaGAAATAAGCACTGAAAAGACACTAAATCTATCATTTACAATGATGGCAATGACCAGCACACACATTGCCCTTAAAATCCAGGCACTTTTCTAACAATGCACCTGTTTTGAAAGAAGCACTATTACAATGCCCTctgcacagagaagttaaatgacttgcttAAAGCACACAGCTGCAGCTGGTGGAGCTCTGACGTGCAGCAATGCCGTTGGCCAGTGAAGGTTTTCAAGAAGGAACTTGGTGCAGCCACCTGCACAGTTAATGGTTTATGGGGAGAACTGAAGTTACATCAGTGTTCCTGGGACAAGCAATAAGAACTGAAACAGTGGCAGAGTCGCGTATTTGTGGGCAAATACAAAACCCAGCAAATGTCTATGATGTCGTGATTACAGAATAGGCAAGGTGGGACCACAGTGATCGCTGTGGACTGAATTGTATCCTCTAAgctcatgttgttgctgttgttcagtttctcagtggtgcccgactctttgtgaccccggggactgcagcacattgggcttccctgttcttctctgtctcctggagtttgctcagactcatgtccattaagtcggtgatgccatccaacctactgattctctttcaccctcttttcctcctgccctcaatctttcccagcataagtatcttttccaatgagtcagctcttcgcatcagttggtcaaagtattggagcttcagcatcagtcattccagtgaatattcagagttggtttcccttagaattgactggttggatctccatgctgtccatgggacactcgagaatcttctctaacaccacaattggaaagcatcaattctttggtgctcaaccttctttatggtccattctcacatccacacatgactactggaaaaaccatagctttgactagatggacctttgtcagtaaaatgatatctctgctttttaatatgttatctaggtttgtcacagcttttcttctaaggagcaggtgtcttttaatttcatggctgcagtcaccatctgcagtgattttggagctcaagaaaataaaatctgttactgtttccactttttccccatctatttgccatgaagtgatgggaccagaagccatagtcttagttttttgaatgctgagtttcaagttagccttttcactctcctcttttaccttcatcaagaggctctttagttcctctttgcttcctgccattagggtggtatcatctgcgtatctgtggttgtagatatttctcctggaaatcttgattccagcctgtgattcatccagcctggcatttttcatgatgtactctgtatagaagttaaataaacaaggtgaaaatatacagacTCCCTTGCagactcccttcccaattttgaaacaatcagttgttccatgtaaggctctaactgttgcttcttgccctgcatacaggtttctcagcagacaggtaaggtagtctggtatttccatcttttgaagaattttccacagtatgttgtaatccatacagtcaaaagctttagtgtagtcaatgaagcagaagtagatgtttttctggaattctcatgttttttttttctgtgactttcacttttcactttcatgcattggagaaggaaatggcaacccatttcagtgttcttgcctggagaatcctagggacagaggagcctggtgggctgctgtctatggggtcacacagagttggacatgactgaagtgacttagcagcagcagcagcaacggatgttggcaatttgatctctggttcctctgccttttctaaactcagtttgtacatctgaaatttttCGGtttgtgtactgttgaagcctatcttgaaggattttgagcattacctcacTAGCATGTggaatgagcacaattgtatggtagtttgaagattctttggcattgcatttcatTGGGATTATAATGAAGATGATTTCCATTTTCCAGTTTTATCTGTCTCcaagggaaacagagactcttgagGGACACAAACAAAGCCTTGTGTGATCAGGACCCAGGGAAAAGGACCAGTGACCACACAGGAGGCTGAGCTagacctgcctgtgagtgtttcagggtctcctgcagagctgtggtcggcagtggcctgctgcagggacaggaGCACTGGCAGCAGTAGTCCTGAGGGGCGTGTTGGTATAAGGCCTTTTGGAGATGCCAGTAACCCTATCACAGAGTCACAGACTCCAAGactgggtcagttcagttcagttcagctcagtgattcagtcctgtccaactctttgcaactccatggactgcagcacaccaggcctccctgtccatcatcaactcccagagtttactcaaactcatgtccattgagtcggtgatgccctccaactatctcattctctgtcatccccttctctcaccttcaatctttcccagcatcagggtcttttccaatgagtcagttctttgcatcaggtggccaaagtattggagtttcagcttcagcatcagtccttccaatgaatatttgggactgatttcatttaggatggactggctggatctccttgctgtccaaaggactctcaagagtcttctccaacaccacagttcaaaagcatcgattctttggagctcagctttctttatagtccaactctcacatccatacatgactactggaaacaccttagctttgactagatggacctttgttggcaaagtaatgtctctgctttttaatatgctgtctaggttgatcataacttttcttccaggagcaagtgtcttttaatttcatggctgcaatcaccatctgcagtgattttggagcccctcaaaataaaatctctcactgtttccattgtttcaccatctatttcccatgaagtgatgggaccagataccatgatcttagttttctgaatgttgagttttaagccaactttttactctactctttcactttcatcaagaggctctttagttcttctttgctttctgccgtaagaggggtgtcatctgcatatctaaggttattgatatttctcccaacaatcttgattccagtttgtgcttcatccagcccagagtttctcgtgatgtgttctgcatataagttaaataagcagggtgacaatttgcagccttgatgtactcctttcctgatttgaaagactgggtcacctcaggccaaaaaactaactgagggagcacagccccacccatcagcagacaattggattaaagatttcctGAGTATGGTCCTGCCCACCAAAGCAAGACCCAGTTGTCCCCATAGCTAGCCCCTCCCATCAGTAAGCTtgcataaacctcttatccttatccatcagagggcagacagaagaagcaagaactataAACCCACAGCCTCaagaccacaatcacagaaagctaaacTCACATGCTGAAGTCCCAACCCCcatatttggagatggggtcttTGGGAGTTAATTACATTTAGAGGAGGTCCTGGAGGTGTGGGTCTCAGGCTGGGATTAGTGCTCttacaagaagaggaagagacaccagagccGTTTGTCTGCCACatgaagacacagtgagaagatggcTTTCTACAAACTGGAAGAAAGCTCCCACCAGAACCCGACCAGACTGGCACCCTGCTCTCAGACTTTctgcctctagaactgtgagaaaataaatctgctgtgtgagccacccagtctatggtgttCTGTCGCCACAGCTGACGACTGCCAGAGTGGTAGAACAGCATAGTATGGCCTCTATTCTTCTTTCTGAGTGGTCTGGAATACTGTACAAGGGagcccattttaaaatttatattaaatacagGAAACAACTAGGCGAGAGACTGACAATTTCCTTTAAGGTTGTTGGTTTCACTCTGTAAGACAGAGAGGTAAACGGAGTTGATAGCAACCTATTAATAAAAGAGCAGTCcaataaattacaaattaaattcTCTCATAATTTTGATCCTATTTATAGTGTATTTACTTTATTCCTGTGGTGTGAGTATTCTGAGAAGAAGCAGGTATACTTAATTTGCTATATTGGCTAAACTAGGTCTAGCCAAATagctaggtttaaaaaaaaaacaagcgtTGTTTTGGTCTACTTATCTAATGGTGAGCTTTTGCCTTCATTTCTAGAAGGAATATCAGATTCAGATTGCAGACCCCAAATATAGTTTGTATAGATCACAGAGCTTGGCATGTACCATAGTTTGCAAATAAATACTGTTAGAATGGGTGGatgttatgtatattatatatatatacaatatatatattcatatgtatattgtatatttatataatatatgtcctcaggtctcctgcattgctggcagattctttacagtctgagccactggggaagcccatataatgtgtgctgcgctgtgcttagtcacttagtcatgtctgactctgcgaccccatagactgtagcccactaggctcctctgtccctggggattctccaggcaagaatactggagtgggttaccatttcctcctccaggggatcttcccaacccagggatcaaagctataTTTatctacatataaatatatataggctacccactccagtattcttgggcttccctggtgctggcaaagaatctgcctttagtgcgagagacctgggtttgatccctgtgttgggaagatcccttggagaagggaaaggctacccactccagtattctggcctggagaattctatggactacagtccatggggttgcagagttggacacgactgagggactttcactttcatatatatatatatatatacacacatgtatgcatatatgtgtgtctgtgtgtgtgtgcactcagttgctcagttgtgtccaactctttgtgacccaccccatggactatagccaggctactctgaccatgggatatcccaggcaagaatactggaatgagttgctgtTTTCTACAACAGAGGATCTTaccaactcaggggttgaacccttgtctcctgcatctcctgcattggcaggcaaactctttaccactgtgccacctgggaagcccataaacttctatattgtttgaatttttccaAGCAAGGTGTTGTGTGATCAGAAGATAGAAAGGTTTGCTGGGGCAGCGATGAGTAGAGCATGGGGGTGCCTGGTTTAAGGTTAGTGACGAGACAAAAAGGGTACCTCCCGCAGAGAGCTCTTTTCTGCAAAAGGCTTTTCCCGCCAAAAGCTGCTTATACTGAGAGTCTGATTTCCTAATTGCTCAAGTACCAATGTCTTCAAGATCCTCCCAAGTCTTTTTTCTGAACTGAATTTTTTCAGTTCTCCTCTATCAGTCTATATTTGCATTAACTCATACACTTTCTTCCACCATTTCTGATGTCAAGAATTCAGTGGTTGTTTTTCCACCTGGAACATGCTTTCTGCCATCCCCAAATCTATAAGGTCAATTCCTAGTGCTGTCTCTGCCTTTCATGATGTGCTGGGATTCAAGGCATCACTCTTGTCTCTTGTCCATAGCCTTTTGCTTGGCCTGCTCTTTAGGCACTTGCTATATTCTGCTGCAGATTTCAATGGTGCCCTCCCTCATCAAAAATttacatgttgaaatcctaacctccaggacctcagaatgtgacctgacTTAGAAACAGGGTCATTGCAGACGTAATTAGTTGAGGTGAGGTCATACCAGAGTAGGGTTAACCCCTAATTGAGTAGGACTGAGGTCTTTATAAGAAAACAGCCATGGGAGAACACCATGTGATAACA of the Bubalus kerabau isolate K-KA32 ecotype Philippines breed swamp buffalo chromosome 3, PCC_UOA_SB_1v2, whole genome shotgun sequence genome contains:
- the LOC129647334 gene encoding small cysteine and glycine repeat-containing protein 9-like, with protein sequence MGCCGCGSYGGCGGGCGGGCGGGCGGGCGSCTSCRCYRVGCCTSCCPCCYGCCGGCCSVPVVCCHRRTCSCNSCGCGGGKGCCQQKSCCQQKCGCQKQCCH
- the LOC129647335 gene encoding small cysteine and glycine repeat-containing protein 7-like; protein product: MGCCGCGSCGGCGGGCGGGCGGGCGGGCGGGCGSCTSCRCYRVGCCTSCCPCCYGCCGGCCSVPVVCCHCRTCSCNSCGCGGGKGCCQQKSCCQKKCSCQKQCCH